The DNA window CGTTAAACCATGGCTTGGGCGCTGGATGCAGGACAATATTGCCTTGCAGAGCGCACGGTTTAGCCTTGAAGGCTGGATGACCATCGATAAAGGTGATGTTGCCAGCGGCGATGTCTGGCTGAAGAAAGGTGGGGCCAGCTGGCAAGGCGATAAAGATAAGCATCATCTTTCGGTCGATAACCTGACGGCACATATCTATCGCGACAATCAAAGCTGGGGTTTTCGAATTCCGGATACGCGCATCTCTATTGATGATAAACCCTGGCCGCGCGGCGCGCTGGCTATGGCGTGGATCCCGGCTCAGGATGTCGGCGGGAACAACAGCAAGCGCAGCGACGAACTGCGCATTCGTGCCAGCAATCTTAACCTTAACGGTTTGACCGGGCTGCAGCCGATGGCTGACAAGCTGGCTCCTTCGCTGGGCGAAATCTGGCGAACTACCCAGCCGAGCGGAAAAATTAATCTTCTGGCGCTGGATATTCCCTTGCAAGCGGCGGAAAAGACCCGCTTCCAGGCTGACTGGAGCGATATGTCATGGAAGCAGTGGAAGCTGTTGCCGGGCGCTGAACACTTTTCAGGAAACGTTTCCGGGAGCGTGGAGAACGGTGCTCTGCACGTCAGCATGACACAGGCGAAAATGCCGTATGAGACGGTCTTTCGCGCGCCGCTGGAAATTGCCAAAGGCGATGCGACCCTGAGCTGGGTGAAGAATGATAAAGGCTTTATGCTCGATGGTCGCGATATTGATGTGCAGGCGACCGGTGTTCGCGCTCGCGGTGGATTCCGCTATCTGCAACCGCAGGGCGATGAACCCTGGCTGGGGATTCTGGCCGGTATCAGTACCAATGACGGCGGTCAGGCATGGCGCTACTTCCCGGAAAATCTCATGGGCAAAGAGCTGGTAGATTACCTCAGTGGGGCGATTAAAGGTGGTCAGGCCACCGATGCCACGCTGGCCTACGGCGGTAATCCCCACCTGTTCCCATATAAGCATAACGAAGGCCAGTTCCAGGTCTCGGTGCCGCTTAAGAACGCCACCTTTGCTTTCCAGCCTGATTGGCCAGCACTAACCGGGCTGAATATCGACCTCAACTTTATCAATGACGGTTTATGGATGAAGGCCGATAAGGTGATGCTGGGTAAAGTCACGGCCAGCAACCTGGATGCGGTTATCCCCGACTATTCGCGAGAGAAGCTGTTGATTGATGCCGACGTTAACGGGCCTGGTAAAGAGGTGGGGCCTTACTTTAATGAGACCCCATTGAAAAAAACGTTGGGTGCGGCGCTGGATGAGCTTCAACTGGATGGTAATGTGAGCGCTCGCTTACATCTTGATATCCCGCTGGACGGCGAGATGACCACTGCGAAAGGCGATGTTCAGTTGAAGAACAACAACCTGTTCATCAAGCCTATCGGCACCACATTGCAGAACCTGACCGGCAAATTCAGCTTTGCAAATGGTGATCTGAAAAGCGAGCCGATGAGCGCCAACTGGTTTAATCAGCCGCTGAATATTGATTTTTCGACCACTGAGGGCGAAAAGGCGTTCCTGGTGGACGTCGGGATGAAAGCCAACTGGCAGCCGTCGCGTACTGGCTTATTACCCAAGGCGATTGATAGCGCTCTAAGCGGCAACGTACCCTGGGACGGTAAAGTGGCGATTGAGCTGCCGTATCACGGCAGTGCGAACTATAAAGTTGATATCAACGGCGATCTGAAGAATGTAAGTAGTCACTTACCTGCGCCAGTCGATAAGCAAGCCGGTGAATCTTTACCAGTAAAGATCAAGGTTGATGGCGGGTTAAGCAGCTTCAATCTAACCGGTTCTATTGGCGCAAAAAATCATATTAACAGCCGCTGGTTGTTGGGTAATAAGTTAACCCTGGACCGCGCTATTTTGACCTCTGACAGTAAAGCGGTGTCACCGCTGCCTGAGCAATCTGGTGTAGAACTGAACATGCCGCCGATGGACGGTGCGCAGTGGTTGGCGCTGTTCCAGGGGGGAGCGGCAAACGATGTCAGCAGTAATATGGTCTTCCCGGAGCGGGTCACGCTGCGTACGCCTGCGTTAACGATGGCGGGCCAGAGCTGGAATAACGTCAGCCTTGTTTCACAGCCCGATGCCGGCGGCACCAAAGTTGAAGCTCAGGGGCGCGAAATTAATGCAACGCTGACGATGCGTAAAAATGCCCCGTGGCTGGCGGCGATTCGTTATCTCTACTACAACCCAACATCAGCGAAGAGCGGCGAGACGGCGAAAACCAGCAGTCCCCTGTCTGATACCAAAATTGATTTCCACGGCTGGCCGGATCTTCAGCTTCGCTGCGCAGAGTGCTGGCTGTGGGGGCAAAAATATGGCCGCATCGAGGGTGATTTCAATATTAGCGGGGATACTCTGACGCTGGCGAACGGACTGGTGGATACCGGTTTTGGTCGCCTGACTACGGATGGCGTGTGGGTTAGTGCCCCAAGCGGCGTACGGACCTCGCTAAAAGGTAAGCTGCACGGTAATAAAACCGATGATTTCGTGAATTTCTTTGGCGTATCAACTCCGGTAAAAGGCTCTGCATTCGATATCGATTATGACCTGCACTGGCGCGCGCCGCCGTGGCAGCCGGACGTTGCCTCGCTTAACGGAATCTTAAAAAGCCATCTTGGAAAAGGTGAGTTTACCGACCTGAGCACCGGCCATGCCGGTCAGCTGCTGCGTCTGCTGAGCGTTGATGCGCTGCTGCGTAAGTTACGTTTTGACTTTAGTGATACGTTTAGCGAAGGGTTCTACTTCGATTCGATTCATAGCACGGCGTGGATTAAAGACGGCGTGATGAATACCGATGATACGCTGGTCGATGGTCTGGAAGCGGATATCGCCATGAAAGGCTCTGTCGATCTCGTTCGCCGCCAGCTGGACCTGCAGGCCGTGGTAGCGCCGGAAATTTCCGCCACCGTAGGCGTTGCGGCGGCCTTTGCCGTTAACCCGATTATCGGTGCCGCGGTCTTTGCCGCCAGCAAGGTGCTGGGGCCGTTGTGGAACAAGGTCTCGATTTTGCGCTATCGCATCACTGGCCCTATCGATCAGCCGCAAATTAATGAAGTCCTGCGCCAGGCGCGGAGCGACAAAAAGCAATGATTTGACGATTGTGCGTAATTATCGCACTCTCAATAGATAGCGTTTTATACCCGTTATATTTCAAGCCGCAGATGCGTTGGCTACGCTCGTTCACCCTAGTCACATAGTTATCTATGCTCTTGGGGATTCTCTTG is part of the Klebsiella huaxiensis genome and encodes:
- the yhdP gene encoding AsmA2 domain-containing protein YhdP, producing MRRLPGILLLTAATLIVVVALLVSGLRLALPQLNTWRPQVLAKISAIAGVPVDASQITASWQTFGPTLDVRDIKTGLNDGGELSIKRVTLALDVWQSLLHMRWQFRDLTFWQLQVHTNTPIQTNDGGEGLKTDRISDLFLRQFDHFILRDSHLSFLTISGQRAELAIPQLTWLNGKNRHRAEGQLSLSSLTGQHGVMQVRMDLRDEDGLLNKGRVWLQADDIDVKPWLGRWMQDNIALQSARFSLEGWMTIDKGDVASGDVWLKKGGASWQGDKDKHHLSVDNLTAHIYRDNQSWGFRIPDTRISIDDKPWPRGALAMAWIPAQDVGGNNSKRSDELRIRASNLNLNGLTGLQPMADKLAPSLGEIWRTTQPSGKINLLALDIPLQAAEKTRFQADWSDMSWKQWKLLPGAEHFSGNVSGSVENGALHVSMTQAKMPYETVFRAPLEIAKGDATLSWVKNDKGFMLDGRDIDVQATGVRARGGFRYLQPQGDEPWLGILAGISTNDGGQAWRYFPENLMGKELVDYLSGAIKGGQATDATLAYGGNPHLFPYKHNEGQFQVSVPLKNATFAFQPDWPALTGLNIDLNFINDGLWMKADKVMLGKVTASNLDAVIPDYSREKLLIDADVNGPGKEVGPYFNETPLKKTLGAALDELQLDGNVSARLHLDIPLDGEMTTAKGDVQLKNNNLFIKPIGTTLQNLTGKFSFANGDLKSEPMSANWFNQPLNIDFSTTEGEKAFLVDVGMKANWQPSRTGLLPKAIDSALSGNVPWDGKVAIELPYHGSANYKVDINGDLKNVSSHLPAPVDKQAGESLPVKIKVDGGLSSFNLTGSIGAKNHINSRWLLGNKLTLDRAILTSDSKAVSPLPEQSGVELNMPPMDGAQWLALFQGGAANDVSSNMVFPERVTLRTPALTMAGQSWNNVSLVSQPDAGGTKVEAQGREINATLTMRKNAPWLAAIRYLYYNPTSAKSGETAKTSSPLSDTKIDFHGWPDLQLRCAECWLWGQKYGRIEGDFNISGDTLTLANGLVDTGFGRLTTDGVWVSAPSGVRTSLKGKLHGNKTDDFVNFFGVSTPVKGSAFDIDYDLHWRAPPWQPDVASLNGILKSHLGKGEFTDLSTGHAGQLLRLLSVDALLRKLRFDFSDTFSEGFYFDSIHSTAWIKDGVMNTDDTLVDGLEADIAMKGSVDLVRRQLDLQAVVAPEISATVGVAAAFAVNPIIGAAVFAASKVLGPLWNKVSILRYRITGPIDQPQINEVLRQARSDKKQ